The Paracholeplasma brassicae genome includes the window GATGTGATTGAACAAGGATTGTTTGCACTTTAGATTACAAAAGATTATAATATATTCTAGTAAGGAGTGATTTTACATGAAAAATAATAATCCAGTATTTTCAAAAATCGAACGCCAAAGCGTCTATGACAATGTAGGTGAGGCCGCAAGCTACACCGGCGTGATGGCAAAAACATTAATTTTATTTGCTCTAGCGATTGGCTCTGCCTTTGGTTCCTTAATGATTGCAGGATCAAACCCATCGTTATACATGGGCTTACTGGTTGCTTCTATCATCACAGGGCTTATTGGGGTGTTTGTCTCAACATTAAAACCGAATGTGGCTCATATTTTTGGACCAGTTTACGCGATCTCAGAAGGCTTCTCACTTGGCATCATTTCACTCGTCTATAGTGCGGCATTTGGTGATGCGTTTGGTGGCCCTGGTATTGTGGGTCTTGCAGTCATCATTACGATGAGTATTTTTGGTGGGATGTTGTTTGTCTATTCCTCACGCATCATTCGTGTAACTGATCGTTTTAGACGATTTGTGATTGGGGTAGGTATGGGCATCTTATTAACGTTCTTACTGACTTGGATTGTCTCATTCTTTGATGGTGGACAAATGAGCTACACTTTGTTTGGTAACCCAAACAGTGGCTTAGTCTTGTTCTTATCACTGGTCTTAATTATGTATGGGGCATTTATGTTACTTTTACAATTTGACCACGTTGAACGTGCAGTTGATCAAGGCATGCCAAAGCGCTATGAATGGACTGTAGGGGTTGGTTTAATGGTATCAATCGTATACATTTATTATCAAGTCCTAAGATTATTAGCA containing:
- a CDS encoding Bax inhibitor-1/YccA family protein, with protein sequence MKNNNPVFSKIERQSVYDNVGEAASYTGVMAKTLILFALAIGSAFGSLMIAGSNPSLYMGLLVASIITGLIGVFVSTLKPNVAHIFGPVYAISEGFSLGIISLVYSAAFGDAFGGPGIVGLAVIITMSIFGGMLFVYSSRIIRVTDRFRRFVIGVGMGILLTFLLTWIVSFFDGGQMSYTLFGNPNSGLVLFLSLVLIMYGAFMLLLQFDHVERAVDQGMPKRYEWTVGVGLMVSIVYIYYQVLRLLAILASRSRD